A genomic region of Denticeps clupeoides chromosome 9, fDenClu1.1, whole genome shotgun sequence contains the following coding sequences:
- the LOC114796378 gene encoding claudin-14-like: MAHMVVQLMGFFLGFLGLIGTVVATVMPHWRSTAYVGSNIITSTSYMKGLWMECVSHSTGIYQCEVHRSLLALPQDLQAARALMVLSCVTAALASLVSAVGMKCTRCARGSPAKNALAVTGGVSFISAGILCLVTVSWTAGDVIRDFHSTLLPVGMKYEVGFAVYVGFASSCLSAIGGLVLCMASGGAGPPRHPPEFSTLHTPAHQNPTAGKGNHTPTQISPSSSGYRLNDYV, from the coding sequence ATGGCCCACATGGTCGTCCAGCTCATGGGGTTTTTCCTAGGCTTCCTGGGCCTGATTGGAACAGTGGTGGCCACCGTAATGCCGCACTGGCGGAGCACGGCCTACGTTGGCTCCAACATCATCACCAGCACCTCCTACATGAAGGGACTCTGGATGGAGTGCGTCTCTCACAGCACCGGCATTTACCAGTGCGAGGTCCACCGCTCGCTGCTGGCCCTGCCCCAGGATCTGCAGGCTGCCCGGGCCCTCATGGTGCTCTCGTGTGTCACAGCCGCCCTCGCCAGTCTGGTCTCTGCCGTGGGCATGAAGTGCACCCGCTGTGCCCGGGGCTCGCCGGCTAAGAACGCCCTGGCTGTGACGGGCGGGGTGTCTTTCATCTCAGCAGGCATCCTTTGCCTAGTGACGGTGTCGTGGACCGCCGGCGACGTCATCCGGGACTTCCACAGCACCCTGCTTCCAGTCGGCATGAAGTACGAGGTCGGCTTTGCCGTGTACGTGGGCTTCGCTTCCTCGTGCCTCAGCGCGATTGGTGGCCTGGTGCTCTGCATGGCCAGCGGGGGCGCCGGTCCACCCCGGCACCCACCAGAATTCAGCACCCTGCACACACCTGCCCACCAAAACCCCACGGCCGGCAAGGGCAATCACACTCCCACTCAAATATCGCCATCCAGTAGTGGCTACAGGCTCAATGACTATGTTTAa
- the LOC114796375 gene encoding high-affinity choline transporter 1 yields MAIHAEGLVAIVIFYVLILFVGIWAAWKNKNSGAAEGSDRSETIMVGGRDIGLFVGGFTMTATWVGGGYINGTAEYVYLPGYGLAWAQAPFGYALSLVVGGLFFAKPMRSKGYVTMLDPFQQIYGQRMGGLLFIPALMGEIFWSAAILSALGATLSVIVDIDINMSVVISALIAIFYTLVGGLYSVAYTDVVQLFCIFLGLWISVPFALSNPAVSDIGVTAVKKVFQAPWLGQINPSDSWMWIDNFCLLMLGGIPWQVYFQRVLSASSATYAQVLSFLAAFGCIVMAVPSVLIGAIGASTDWNQTSYGSLPPVEKDESDMILPIVLQYLCPPYISFFGLGAVSAAVMSSADSSILSASSMFARNIYQLAFRQSASDREIVWVMRITIFVFGALATAMALLTGTVYGLWYLSSDLVYVIIFPQLISVLFVKGTNTYGSVAAYVFGLLLRIGGGEPYLKLPPFIYYPGWYQDKKVHHLTQEIEYVIVQKFPFKTVSMLASFLSNVAFSYLAKYLFESGTLSPKYDFLEAVLSKDSKEIMDRTTLVNNDNIVLSEMAPVRAHLGTSMAGTFTNEEALSDEGDTSPDFNNENE; encoded by the exons ATGGCCATCCACGCGGAGGGACTGGTGGCGATTGTTATCTTCTACGTGCTGATCCTCTTCGTGGGGATATGGGCGGCGTGGAAGAACAAGAACTCCGGGGCCGCGGAGGGTTCCGACCGCAGCGAGACCATCATGGTGGGCGGGAGAGACATCGGTTTATTTGTCGGGGGCTTTACCATGACCG CAACTTGGGTTGGAGGGGGTTACATCAACGGCACTGCTGAGTACGTCTACTTGCCTGGGTATGGCTTAGCCTGGGCACAGGCTCCATTTGGATACGCACTAAGCCTGGTTGTGG GCGGTCTGTTTTTCGCCAAACCCATGCGGTCCAAAGGATATGTCACCATGCTCGACCCTTTCCAGCAAATCTACGGCCAGAGGATGGGTGGCCTGCTCTTTATTCCTGCCTTGATGGGAGAGATCTTTTGGTCCGCTGCCATTTTGTCAGCTCTAG GGGCGACCCTGAGCGTGATTGTGGACATCGACATCAACATGTCGGTGGTGATCTCCGCCCTCATTGCCATTTTCTACACGCTGGTCGGGGGGCTTTACTCCGTGGCGTACACTGACGTGGTCCAACTCTTCTGTATATTTCTAGGACTG TGGATCAGTGTGCCGTTTGCTCTCTCGAACCCTGCTGTGTCAGACATCGGCGTCACGGCCGTGAAGAAGGTGTTTCAGGCACCGTGGCTGGGCCAGATCAATCCGTCTGATTCGTGGATGTGGATAGACAACTTCTGCCTCCTG ATGTTGGGGGGGATTCCCTGGCAGGTGTATTTTCAACGGGTTCTTTCTGCCTCTTCAGCTACCTACGCCCAAGTCCTCTCCTTCCTGGCCGCCTTCGGCTGCATTGTCATGGCCGTGCCCTCGGTCCTTATAGGAGCGATTGGGGCATCCACAG ATTGGAACCAGACGTCCTACGGCAGCCTGCCGCCGGTGGAGAAGGATGAGTCTGACATGATCCTGCCCATCGTGCTGCAGTATCTCTGCCCGCCCTACATCTCCTTCTTCGGCTTGGGTGCGGTGTCAGCAGCGGTTATGTCATCGGCAGACTCTTCCATTCTGTCCGCCAGCTCCATGTTCGCCCGAAACATCTACCAGCTCGCTTTCCGCCAGTCG GCATCAGACCGGGAGATTGTCTGGGTGATGAGAATAACCATTTTTGTCTTTGGAGCCTTGGCGACGGCGATGGCCCTGTTAACAGGCACCGTCTACGGCCTGTGGTACCTGAGCTCGGACTTGGTCTACGTCATCATCTTCCCTCAGCTGATCAGTGTGCTCTTCGTTAAAGGGACCAACACTTACGGCTCGGTGGCCGCCTACGTCTTCGGCCTGCTTCTCCGCATCGGTGGCGGGGAGCCGTATCTTAAGCTTCcgccttttatttattatcctGGGTGGTACCAGGACAAGAAGGTTCACCACCTGACTCAGGAGATTGAGTACGTCATTGTTCAGAAGTTCCCCTTCAAGACGGTGTCCATGCTTGCATCCTTCTTGAGTAATGTGGCTTTCTCGTACTTGGCGAAGTATCTCTTTGAGAGCGGCACCTTGTCTCCCAAGTATGACTTTCTGGAGGCCGTCCTCTCCAAGGACAGTAAGGAGATCATGGATAGGACTACCCTAGTGAACAATGACAATATCGTCCTGTCAGAGATGGCTCCGGTCAGAGCGCATCTGGGCACGTCCATGGCAGGAACATTCACCAATGAAGAAGCTCTCAGCGATGAAGGAGACACCAGCCCAGATTTCAATAACGAGAACGAGTGA
- the LOC114796377 gene encoding F-box only protein 47-like, whose protein sequence is MVKPRRPPRKLQPSLARRIMTRSQRSSQQGCFEQLPAEVFHVILEHLTVTDLSVFSMVSKAVNACIVNHVSTLSWRTRMVIQKLHHCTSPDDEHVTLAYYRSLGLLFKRCTLLLPTKDRLKFISSRFSKVPCFSLDHCTEVSGCLGYACYGMFLKTLIAGWDDLECHRVFIFLSDCTNLLRRIETILTSRPGASDRMEQHIRRFCRSVLLDLNQCAGDSLFWLTHLLRPWPMVSQARLLFILCGPLCTDGKIGWQQVCDVPLAQVQLWDLAKALVLLYGNTDSREWSAGNVLSIIEEITVLPQPWHIENVARLLVFCGKNICYSVLANKALNGRVLEISQLLVLIILVCEKDCYCMKWPVMIVKQLCSLFPGASDKWSFIQSMENTFSEVSMEMYALVASGNQNENEDMLQSFCRLLKASALFHTEIVYMLLK, encoded by the exons ATGGTGAAACCACGGCGGCCGCCCAGGAAGCTCCAGCCCTCTCTGGCCAGAAGGATCATGACGCGGAGCCAGAGAAGCTCCCAGCAGGGCTGCTTTGAGCAGCTACCCGCCGAAGTGTTCCATGTCATTTTAGAGCACCTCACAG TAACTGACCTGAGCGTTTTCAGCATGGTTTCGAAAGCCGTCAATGCATGCATAGTCAACCATGTGTCAACTCTGTCCTGGAGGACGAGGATGGTCATACAGAAACTTCACCACTGCACCTCGCCCGATGACGAACACGTCACGTTGGCTTACTACAGATCTCTAG GCTTGTTGTTCAAAAGATGTACGCTGCTACTACCAACAAAGGATCGCTTGAAGTTTATTAGCAGCAGGTTCTCAAAG GTTCCCTGTTTTTCCCTTGATCACTGTACTGAAGTTTCAGGCTGTTTGGGCTACGCCTGCTACGGAATGTTCCTGAAG ACATTAATAGCAGGGTGGGATGATTTGGAGTGCCACAGGGTTTTCATCTTCTTGTCTGATTGCACCAATCTGCTTCGAAGGATTGAGACGATCCTAACAAGCAGACCAG GAGCCTCAGACAGGATGGAGCAGCATATTCGACGCTTCTGTCGCAGTGTGCTCCTGGACCTGAATCAGTGTGCTGGAGACTCACTCTTCTGGTTGACCCACCTGCTGAGGCCGTGGCCGATGGTGAGCCAGGCACGACTGCTCTTCATTCTCTGTGGACCACTCTGCACTGATG GAAAGATTGGTTGGCAGCAGGTGTGTGATGTGCCTTTGGCCCAGGTACAGCTGTGGGACCTGGCCAAGGCCCTTGTTCTACTCTATGGGAACACAGACTCCAGAGAATGGAGTGCCGGCAATGTTTTGAGCATCATAGAGGAGATAACAG TCCTTCCTCAGCCATGGCACATAGAAAATGTGGCGCGACTGCTCGTCTTCTGTGGGAAGAACATCTGCTACAGTGTTCTGGCCAACAAGGCGCTCAATGGACGGGTCTTGGAGATCTCACAGCTCTTGGTTTTAATCATCTTG GTTTGTGAGAAGGACTGCTACTGCATGAAGTGGCCTGTGATGATAGTGAAGCAGCTGTGCAGTCTGTTCCCAGGGGCTTCTGACAAGTGGTCCTTCATCCAGAGCATGGAGAACACATTCTCTGAGGTCTCCATGGAAATGTATGCGCTCGTCGCTTCAG GCAATCAGAATGAGAATGAGGACATGCTGCAAAGCTTCTGCAGACTCCTCAAAGCCAGCGCACTTTTTCACACCGAGATTGTGTACATGCTCCTGAAATAA